In the genome of Taeniopygia guttata chromosome 4, bTaeGut7.mat, whole genome shotgun sequence, the window ATGAGGCTGTAGGGTTCCTGTGTATATGCTTACTTGTACAACAAGGAATGTTTCTAGTAATACTAAAGATAAGTTATCTTTTCAtagaagtaaataaataatgaagttTGGTTCATAGCTTGTTTTCAGATTTGCTGTGACAGCAAGTTTgggtcaggctgtgctggtggttCAGAAGCAGTGCTGCTCTCTCTTTATGTGGCCAAAATGTGCCatgtttgggaagggggagaCAGCTCTTCCCTCTATGGACTCAGAGTATCTTACTGCTGCAGATCTTTCTGCTCTTGTCCATGTGTTTCACAAAAGAGAACTCTGAACAGGAATAACTAAAAGGGCACTTGTGAATAGTGGAGTGTTTTAGATGGAGTTGTGGTTGTTGAACACAGCGTGCCTGAGTATTCCCTGCTGGACGCCAATTGTCAGGGCACACTGCAGTACTCTAAAAAGCACTAGGCTGAGTTGGGTTCTGATGTGAAGTTAAGGATGGCTTCAGCCTTTCCCAGTATTGGGCCAAGTATTGGGAGTGTCACATCTGCCCACATGTGGCTCCTAAAGGCAGGTGTGGCTCAGATTCTGGTGGAGGGTGATTGTGGCAGGTGGGGAGCCAAAATCCACCCAGTGCTGTGTGCCACAAGGGAATGCCTGGAATGCAAATGGTGCTCAGACATCAGGAAAAGTCTTTTgggcttcagctgcaccaggagaTTTTCAGGAACTGCTCATCAAGCTTAGTGCATGTTCAGGCTTTCTATGCAGTGCTTTGGAAAAGAGAGTTTTGAAGGATTCCTGTCAGTTAACAAAAATGAGAAGGGCCATGCAGTGAGTTTTCATCTGGCATTTAGTGTTCATACTTTGCCTATAACAGCCACACAGGAATGTTGGGCTGTTGTCATAAGACTTAGGAATTGTGAAGGGGAATTCTGCTTGCTTATAACAAGATaagcaaaagaaagcaaaataccAATATCTGCTTCCACTGAGATTTGTTGACATTGGTCATTTCCAAAGGAGAATTGTGGTACTTCTGTAATAGTAATTATGTGAGATGATgtggaacaaaaataaaatgaataacCCCACTCTGGCTGGAATGATAGTAAGGGAAGAGGAGGTAAAGACTTGGCAATCTTTATCTGTTTTACCAAATTAAATTCAGTTCATAAAAGTGAGTCCCAAATCCTTGAGATTATTTTCATGTTAGCCTTTGGAATTAGCTAGGAAGATGACAATAAATACATTCGAAGTACTACCTGAAAAAATGGCTTATAATGGGACAAGCAGAGTGTTCCAGTGGGATTGTAGTGCCTCAGAGTTATCCTGGCTATTGGAAGCCATCTCCCACAAAGAAATTTGTTGTTGCCATTTAACACTGTGACGCTTTTGTTCTGATCTGTCTGAATACATGAGAAGTGAACCTgactcctggctgctgctgctgcagtgggagccgTGGGGAGtctctgctggcaggagcacaCGGGGGCCCTGGGGCAGTTTCTGGTTACTGCTCTTTTCTCCCTGCCCTTCTGGCTGACCTGTCTCTGAGTGCATTGACTGGAGACTGGAGTGGCTGAAATTCCTAACTCCAGGGAAGGCCAGAtggctgtgctgcctctggAGTAATCTGGTGCCAGTCTCAGTAGGTGTCTTGGCACTTGCTATTGTGCTCTTTCTTGAGAGTGGAAAAATGCCCTGCCTGTTCTGATTGCTGTTTTTATGGCAGTACTTACAGGAAATTTCCCCTCTTCAGCTGTTGGAAACACCTTCTTGTTCCCCAAACCCAGCTGTTTCCCCTTTTGGCCACTTCCATAGTTAACAAATTAACTACTGTGCTAAACACATATAGGTTCTTGAGGTATCctgtttaaataaaagcaaaacttttCCACGGAGATGATGAATGTCCTTTTGTGTTTAATCCAAAGAGAAATTCCCTCAAGAGCCATGTTCCATGGAAACTTAGTggaattgtttttgtttttggagAAACTGATCTCTTGCCCTTATGTTTgaactggcttttttttttttttttttttttttagctggaAACTAATGTAGCTGAATCACTTTTTAAGAAGTTGCTCATGTCAAAAGAACTATGATGAAAAGTTGAAAGCCAATGTAGAGTTCAGTGAATCTCATTTGCAGGGTAATGGGAAAAATTGGTGTGATACTGCTTGAGAGTTCCAGTAGGGTTTTCTTGAGGAGAAGTTCTTATTTCTGTAGTGTGTCTCTGTGCCGTTTGCCAAGCATACATGATCTGTGCAATTagtttttcaaattactttagCAAATGATAACTTCTTAGTCATTTCCCTGCATTCAGGTTCCAGTGTTGGAGATAATAGTAGTTTGCAGAATTGGTACGTAAATACATCCAAATTTAGCTGCACTGTTAAGGGAAACCATAGTAGTGCCTCTGGAGTGAGCTGTGTTTAAACACCCACAGACTACTCTTTAACCAGACaattacaagaaaaatacagtCAGCTTTTGGATCGTGAATTCAAGTTTAGCTTGAGCTCGTGTATGAACTGAAAGATGCAATGTCCTATTTCATggctttttccctctcccccagTACACGAGAGGCACCGTGACAGCCTTTGCTCCTTTTGATGCCAGAGCTGATGCAGAAGCCCTTCGTAAAGCCATGAAGGGATTGGGTAaggataatttttattttacaagaaagaaaaggctcTTCCTCctttgcaaatatattttatgtttttttgtCTCAGTTGATGAGACTAGAGCATGTGTCTACAAGCCATGGAATGAGAGCCCCAGGACTGCACTGGTCTGGGCATGTCCTGGTTGTGACAGTGCAGCTCTCAAGGATGTTTGTTTCTGGGTTAgcgtgaggggaaaaaaagaagaggttTACACGTTCCCCATTAAGAAATGGGTGTTCCACATGCTGTTCTGGGCACACTAAAGTTTTACAGTGCAGTAGCTCTGGATTTACAGGGACAGCTGTGGAGAATTACAGCAGCATAGTGGGAACTCTGCATGGAAAACAAGCATCCTCCTGGGCCTGGAAGTGTGTAAGCACAGTGCAGTTACTGGGGCAGGGAATGCGAGCCCACAGTGTGAATGCAGAGTAAGAAGTGGTCTGTGAACCCAGGAAAttctggagctttctgccccaGAATTTCCTGGGAGAACAAACCCCCATGTGCTGCTTTCTCTGAAgtggaaggaagggaaggagggatgtGTGATACACCTTAGCCTATAGGCATGCTCACTAGGGCTGGGAAGATGCTGTGTTAGGAGGATCTACCTTGCAAACTTGGTGTATAAAATGGGTAATAGCTCCATGCTGCTGCCCTCTGGGGCGTTTGGGATTGCTGGACTGTGTTGTGCTGGGAGTTGGCAGTTTGTTGGTGAGCCCAAACGCAAGAtctttctgtgaaaacagaCTGACTAAATGTTATAGCTGGTGCTTGGAGCAGAGTCTGGATCAGATGGAGAACAAACAGCATGTTAGAGTCCTCCAGTCATGTTTTTGTACTGAACTTGGTGGCTCAGCTTGGGGTATGGTGgcatttgttattttaaatgcttctgctgtttgccagtAGACTGTTGTCAAAGCACCTTTCACTGCCTTTTGAGTTTGTGCCACTGTAGTTTGTTTTTCAGAGTGTGTTTGTAACTCATTCTTTCTAAACTTCAGGGACTGATGAAGAAACTGTGCTGACGATCCTCACCACCAGAAACAATGCTCAGCGTCAAGAAATAGCTTCTGCCTTTAAAACCTTATTTGGCAGggtaagaagaagaaaaaatacctCTGGAAATGAGCTGGTTCTGGCTTAGAATAATTACTTTAAAGTATGAGGCACGTTGACCATATTCCCTGTAAAACATTCCTTGTAAGAAAATGtacttttgcttttttctccccatctcctccaccctgccttatcctaaaaaaaaaaacaaccacaatgCATTTCAGGTTTTCAAAATGCCTGTTCATCCTTTTGTCCTGCCTTATTTGCGTCAGCTGAGGTACCAATTATAAGAAAAAGAGAGGTgtcccttttctttttgctgtgtCTCCAGGGCCTTTCAGCTTGCAGGCTCGTGTATCCTTTTAAAATGCTTAGTCCTTGTTCATCACAGCACTGTTTGTCTGCACTAGGATCTTGTGGATGACCTGAAATCAGAACTTACTGGCAAGTTTGAAACTTTGATGGTGTCTCTGATGAGACCAGCGTATATTTTTGATGCCCATGCACTGAAGCATGCCATCAAGGTAAGAGGAGGCAGAATTAATGTGTTACGTGAAGTGATTAGTGCTTTtggttgactttttttttccttaggaatGAACTTCTGTTGCTAAAGGGAGTGCTAATAGAAGTAGgcttaaaaaaccaaaaattagcCAAGCTATGCTGACCACTGCCAGTGCCATGGTTTCACCTGGGTTTTTTCATTCTAATAACTCAGAGGCAGTTTAGAAATCTATACAGCATAAGAATTGTTCCTTCTGGTTTAAATCCAATGTGTAGATGTGCAGTTGCTTTCATATATTTTGCTGTTCAAGTGCAGTGCTGAAGTCCAGCGGGATCttgatttttctgctgtgagCAGCCAAGGTTTTATAGCATGCAGCTGTATAAAAATTAGTTCAGAGCATGTAAAAGAAGTGTAGTGCTCTTTGTTTCTTCTTGACTGTTATTTAAGCTACAGAGTGTGTTACCCTGATGGATTGCAGTGCAAGTCCAAAATTGATGAGCTTATGTAAACTGGTGTCCACCAAAATTATGAGCAGGTATTGTCTGTAGTATTGAATGACCTCTAAAAAACTGCCTTCAGTAACACAGAGGGAATAATTGATGGGCCTGTCAGTATTACCCTTctaaattttctcttttgtgaGTGCATTTAGTGCCTTTCTGGGCAGGCCAGGTTAGCAAACAATTTACAATGTGGGTGTATAGAAATTTCAGTGCCTCTTCCATGtgttctttctttctgcctCTGTCAGGTCTGTGGAATTTCAGGAATTGGATGTCCCTGGACTATTTACAGTATTGATCAAAACAGAGGACACTGAACTTGACTCTAGTGTGAGGTAGTGCTTTGTGGAATGACACTTCCATGCAAACTCCCAAGATCCTGGATGAGCAGCTGGTTAATATGTAGGCTTTAGTCAACTGTGCAAGCAAGTGCTCATGCACCTGTGACCTAGCAAATAGTCCCTCAGGCGACAGAAACTTTGTTCCTGGAGGTTTTCTGTAATGCTTTTATGTGCATTGGGGGAAGGGACAGTGGTACTTGACGGAGAAACTGATAAAGGCCTTgttgattaatttaaaaattgtattccCAGGCTCCTCTTATTGATTTAGGAGTCAAAGACTGACAGGGAAATGACAGAACAGGTGGGTGTAGGTGGGAAAGTAGAGATAGTGAAAACAAGAGTGGTTTTGTTCTTGTCACTAAAAAAAAGATGTTAAACCCAAGACCATGGAAATTCAGAGAATGTGTTTGCACAGGAACGGATGTCAGTACTGGCTGCAGTTCAGCCAAGGGGAGTAGCAGTAAAGCAGATGTGATGGTAGGGATTGCACTGCAAGGTAACTCAGCTAAGAGCACTAACTCTGTGCTGAAGGCTGTCCCATCCATTTTCACTGCTCCTACTTGGATTAGAGTGAGTTTAACTGTGCCTGCCTCCCTTGTTGAGTAGGCATGTTCATGAAACAATCTGCATTTTGGAAATGATTGCCTGTAACCTGGCAGGTTTGTATTCTGGATAGTCTTGTGTGCAGTTGCATATCTTTGTATGTGTTTAGTATTCAATGATTTCCTTACAAGAAAGGTTGTAAATAACATGCTGAAGCAAAAAATGCTCAGTATTGCATTTCGGTGTTGCTTTTGTGAAATGACTCCTTTCTATGTGTAAAGAGCAGTGGATTATTCCTGCAAACAAAGGCTTAGATTTGTGGAAACAAGATATTGGGCTGGCTTTTGTAAATTCTATCCTTGTAAAAGTGGCTGTTGGTTCTGCAGCCATTAAGAACTGCAGGATTGCTGGAACTATCTGGGTTAGCAATTCTGTTGTAAAGTGTGCTTGCAGTGGAAGAAGGGGTTTGTTTAACAGCACAGTTCACAGCAGGCTGCAGATCTGTGCTTATCTATGTCCTGGCTGGTGACAGACACTGTATGAATTAGAGCTAAGATGCAAACTTACTCCATTCACTTCTCTTGATGTCCTTGATTGTAATAGCAAAgaactgaggcacagctggcTGTGCTTGAGTGTGGAAGGGCCCCTCTGaatcctgcagcactgggctTTTATGAATTGTTGGGTTGGTTTTGAAAACAATCAAGATAAACTGGGAGAAATTATCTTCAAAACCCCCACAGTatatcagaaagaagaaaatattttttgtttatttgatcCAAATGTATAAATTTATGCTTGGTTTTGATTGTCAAAGggatttcttccttttgttatTCCATCAACTGATTCATACTTGCacccctgcagggagcaggaacCAATGAGAAAGTGTTGACTGAAATTCTTGCCTCCAGAACACCTGCAGAAGTGCAGAATATTAAACAAGTTTATCAGCAAGgtaattttctgtattaaataaGGGTCTCTGTTcagtttttttaatatgattttaGCTCATCTTTCAAATGAGGTCTATCTCTGAAGTGATGGATGTGTCCAATAAGAGGGAATTCTTTCTGCTGTGTTGCAGAACTTCATATTAAAAGGAACTAGAATTTGAATTGGAAAatgaaatagtttttatttcaggCTTATGAGCGCAGATTGTGGTGCTTCATACTTTATAGTTAGAATTCTTTCAAAAGTATGTATTTCCTCCACCcattattttcatctttttgaCTGAAAGGCAATTTTCAGtaatttgaaacaaaactgATATCATATAAAAAAACAgaagtggttttttttagtttgttttgctctttgttGTGTTCAAGTGCACTTATGCTAAAGCAGGTGCAGCTTTTGGCTGTCCACAAGAGTAGATGCTTTTACCCTGTGATTGTGGGCTTGTTTTTCAGTGCAATGTCAAATTCAACAGATGTCTTTTAGCTCTGTGCAGATTCCTGCCACACAAGAAATTCtcacattttaataaattttgaGCCCAAACACAGAGCCTCTGGAGCAAAATTTATTAGTAGCATACTTTTTTGGGCTCATGTTTTTTGTACATTGAGGCTGCCATATTTTAGCATGACTCCATGTCTGTGTCCTATTTAGTTCCTTAAGGAGCTGAATCCATGCATGTCACCTtgtacttcaaaatattttgagtaaTCTGTTCTTGACATGAGGTGTGAGGGGctctattttccatttttagagTAGTGTTATGTTGTAAGTGAAAGCAGAATACGTCCTGAGTGTTAAAGATGAGTTTACAAATTGTGAGTCAAGTGGACTTTTTGCCTTTCCTTGCTCTCCCCTTGAAATAGTGAGGGAGCCTGCAAGGTGCTGAGTGGATGTTGCTGTTTTGCAGAGTATGAAGCTGACCTGGAGGATAAGATCACAGGAGAAACATCAGGCCatttccagaggctgctggtggtgctgctgcaggttgGTGTCCTGTTGTGGGATGACTTTCACTGCTAGGGGCACTTACCACTTCCTGCTTACTAAGCTGGGTTCTGGATGGGCCCGGTGCTAGGCAGGACTGGCTCTGGAGCTGAGGCATTTCCTCTGATGTGCAGGGTCAGCCTTGGGCTCTCTTCAGAGTAATTTCTATATCACTGAAGAAAACCACTTCTGTGATGCCCATGGGTGTTagcaggtgctgctgtgtggggTTTTGAGGGCAAAAGGGGAAGAGGACCCTTACTTCATACAGACACATgcaaggaaaagggaaaaacaagaTGGTTTTGGAGAAGATGCATTAGGGATGACTTGTTACAGTAACTTACAGGCTCAATATAACAGATAAATGCTTTTTGACTTCTAATTCTTCAGGTTAACAACTTCTGAATTTCTGTTTAGGCGAACAGAGATCCTGATGCTGGAGTTGATGAGGCTCTTGTTGAGCAGGATGCTCAGGTGAGTCACTGACTGAGGGTTTGGGGTAATTCTATGAGTTACCTCAAAAGATGGCAAGCAGCTGGAATTCAAATGGGAAAGAGTGATAGTAAAGGTTCACtgcggatttttttttttttatatgttcTGGACAAAAGAAGTGTCAAAATCTGAAATACTGTGATCAAAACTTTTTGCACTTTGATGTTTCAGTTTTGCTTGTTACTTAATGAGAGACCTGAATAAAACAGCAAGTAGATCATTGGAAGAGAGGCTGAGGTTTGATGAGCACTGCTGGAAAACTCAGATGTTAACAGTTCCTTGCTTAATACCTGACTTGGACTTCTCTCTGAATTTAATCCTTTGTCCATGACTGCTCCCTAACCCTGTGCTCTGGATTGAAAGGAATACCAGCAGTTAATCGGTGTCCTTGACAGTTTCTTGCTGGGTGCCATTTGCTTTGTTGGAATGATGGTCACTATTTCAGTGATTTGGTTACAACTCATTTAGTACATGTTTCTTCTTAGCTATTTCAACAACTCTGCATAAGACATTTTTCTCTCATAAATTGTCTGCTGAGATGAAAGAAATACAGGAATTGTTCAAGGTGATGCGGAGTAAACACAGACTATCAGATCAATAAAACATTCTTCTGATAGCACAGCAAGATGGAGCAACAGAGtggcaaaatacattttactgGCACAGACCTATCCTTTGCCACTTAAATTCAGAAAGCATTGTTGTTCTGCTGTTAAAGTTAACTTCCTGTGACAATTACAGCTGGAAAATTAGGGGGACAAATGTTTGAATCTTGATCTAGACTGTTCCATGAAGTTTTCAGTCTTGCTTTTAGCTGGGCCTGTGTTATTGAGGAAAGACGTGAAGCACTGGCCCTGGTAGCTAGATAGATTTCTTTGGCCCCTTTAATTGAGTTTAAATGAGCATCTAAACTTAGGAGGCACCAAACCCAGCTCTTGAAAAGGTCCTGGTTTTCCAAACAGTCTCTGTGGCTTGCTGCATACATTTAACTTGGGCTGGGACCTTCAGTTAATAGTCTTTCCATTCACCACCCAACACAGTTGGAACAGATCCAGTTATTTTCTAATTGCTGCTGGATGGAAAGTGCTGGTATTCATTTGGAGGGCATATGTTATTTGTAATAAATATCCTGGCAGTGAGTGCCTTGAGAGCTTTTTCCTCTCCACCTTTTTTCTATTCTATATTAATATTGAAAAGATCATATATTCTATAATATGTACAACCTTTCTCCTTACAGAGTGCTTAGCACACAATTTGGAAAAAGGCAAATTTTCCCAACTGTTGggaatttttccaaatttctttttctttctcgTTTTCTTCTGGCTCTTGCTCATTCCAACCTTTTGGAGTGCTTTACTTTCCTGGTGCTGAAAATGCACCCAGGTCTTTGTCTGCATCACATACAGACTTGCCTGAAAAGCCATGAATGTGCTAAAGCTGTGGCTAAAATGTAGTTTCAAGCAGCTAAGAATTTATCAGCCTGCAAATCCTCTTTCTGAGAGATTCTAGATCCGTTTCCCCCTCCTTCTTGAAAAACTTACACCTGGGCTAAGTTGGCGTGGTTCTGCTGTTGAAGAGCCATCATGTAACAAAGTTTTGCTACTCTGTTTGAAAAAcggaagggaaaaaaggcagaaaaggcaGTTATGTGAATAAATTTTATCTGCTGTATTATCACAGTTTTAGCAATCTTCAGTCCGTATGAAGAGGACTATGCACAATCAGTTTCAGGGCCTGAAGTTGCATTACTCATGGAAATGCTGTCACAAGtaaatttcagattattttcatttatttctgaaattcagTACTTGgcaatttaatttcatttttttctcctccagctATAGCTTGTTAGTAAATTTAATGCTACTTAGAGTGAGACAAATAGATCTTTTCAACAGGATGCATGGACACAAAACAAATGCTGGTGTTTTGATCTCTTGAATTCATAACAGGTTTTATTCAGAGCTGGGGAGCTGAAGTGGGGAACAGATGAAGAAAAGTTCATCACTATCTTGGGAACCCGCAGTGTTTCTCACTTGAGAAGGGGTAGGTAGTGTGGGTAATGAGGGGCTGAGAGCTTGTGCCtgaaatccagcctggaaaagccAAGCCCATATCGAGGTGCCTACTTTGAGTTGATGATAGAGGGACAATACCTTTTCACCTACTCCTTGCCCATCCAGAAGTCTCTTTTACCAATCTGTTTAGGCCATTGGGAATAATGCATGGAGCTGTTCCTTCCAGGTGCAGGGAAGGGCTGTACAAGGGGCATCTGATGGGAAATTGGTGCTCAGAACAAGACAGTGAGTGGCCAATATCACCTGAACTGTGGATAATGACACACAGGTGGCATTGTCCTGAACTGAGGGGCACTGGCAGGAATGTTGGCTGTTCCCTGATGGAGCACACTTTGTTTTGCAGTGTTTGACAAGTACATGACCATTTCCGGCTTCCAAATTGAAGAGACCATTGACCGGGAGACCTCTGGTGATTTGGAGAAGCTGCTTCTGGCAGTAGGTAATTGGGTCCTTACGTGTCTAGCACTAGGCTGCCTTTGTTTACTCCCAGGCCTCCTGAAACTGCAGTTGTCACAGAGGCTGGTGTGAAAACAGGGTTCCTTTAGGAAGGTAATCAATCACCTGGGATCTATTTTTATGACTGGAGAAGAAGTGGTGAACTGCATTCGTTTTGGTCATGTTCACCTCTGCCAGAGCTGAGACTGAGCTCTGTCTTCACCTGTATTCCTGGCAGCTTATCTAGGACAGTGTTGGAGTGTTTGACTAGTAAAGTCTCTCTGCtatcagaaataaatgtttattcTAAATCACAGAACCCAAAGAGTTGTAGCAGAGGAACAAACCAGATGACACCACTGGAGAGAATAATCTGGTGACACACACCTTGACTTGGCAATCAGAGATGGCCCTTTATTTAATAGCAGTCAATAATTCAATCATTTGTCTTTTCCAGTGAAATGCATCCGAAGTGTGCCTGCCTATTTTGCTGAGACCCTGTATTATTCCATGAAGGTATGTAAATGTTTTCTCTAGGTCACTTTCCATCTTCTCCAGATACAATTCCTCTCCCTTTAGCTTGTCCTTCTGCCGCTGTAAATGCTGACAGTATCATTAAGTATCTGCAAAAGGTTCAGggagtgcagggctgggagaggatgCAAACAACTCATAGTTTCCTTGGAGTTCACTGTGGGTTTGTCACACCACAGACGTTTTAGTCTCATCCGCTGTTTTTTGATTTGGTGCTGCTACACTGGAAAATGTCTGGCAATATTCACTGGGTGCTTCCCAGCTGATGAAACTCGTGTCTTTAGGTGGTGAATGTACTGAGGAAGGAAATAATGTAGATTGTGCAAATTAGTGCTCTTTGATTTGGGTGTGAGTATTTGCAGATGGAGGGCATTAGGTAGCTTTGGAAACACATTTTGGTTACTATCCATCCTTCTTTGAGAAGCAAAAGgaagcacagaaaagaaaggcTTAAACAGCTGCAAGGGATTACTCATAGGAATTGCATTAACAGTGCATCCATGTTTCTGTTGGCTTCACCTTCTCTTGGATGGGAAGAGATAAGCAGGGAAAGCTGTAATTTTTAACTCCCAGTGGGTAATATTAATTGAACAAGAGGCGAGTAGTCTGTTGTTTCCAGGCAAGTTATTGGCTTCCCTGAGGAATTCCTCCCTTCCCCTTGCTGGATACCTCTGAAGTGTGTTTGTCAGAAGATGAGGTGACAGCTTGAGAGTTAGCGATGAGAAACAAAATGATAGTTTAATTTTTAGAAGTACTGTACTACTTCTGTAGATACTGTGTAGAGTAAAATTCaggtgaaaaatacaaaatattgtaTCAGTAGGCTGAGCTGTCTGAGGAGGATTACTCTTCtcttaattattaaattttatttttttaaagaatattattttcctgTGGACTTTAGATTCTTATACACTTCTGTTGTGAGGAGCCTGACCAATGTGTGCTTGTGAGACTCCCAATTTTTTtactataaataaaaatcattcaACACTTCAGATGAGAAAGCTTTTTGTCAATTGTTACTTTGACAGAGGAGTTTGTACTTCTACAATTTATCAGTTTGTCATAGCGAGGTTCTGCACTGAACAGAGTTTGCTTTCATTATTATAGGTAGGGCAGAACTTGGCTTTTATTCCTCAGAAACCACTGGACTTGTGGCATAACTTTTGAGCAGCTTTAGGCCATTTTTAGGTGTAATCTAAGAATATTGCACCCAGAAGGATTGAGTGGCCCTGGACATTAGGCTGAAGATGACCGTGGGGGCTCGGCCAAGTCCTTCCCTGAGGTGCATCTGCAGGTTAGCATGTCAAAGTTTGTACAGCTTCAGCTTGTGTGGAGTCTGGCTTGTCTGAGCAGAGGGGTCAGGGCCTTGGTCTGCACAGGAAGGTGAAATGCTTCAAGCACTGAAGATGACAGAGTGGGGCATGCTTGTGTGGTTGGAAAAGGTTCGTGAAGCTTTGCTCCCATAATGAACAGCTGGAGAGTTCATGGGATGAGTTGCTctgcctgtgtcctgctgtATGATGTTGCTTTGTACTGGTCACTGCTGGGATTAAGGTGCCCAGTTCCAGAGCTGACTGTAGTTCTGCAGCCTCAGGGTGCACTGCAGGGGGGATTTACACATGACTGTGGTGAGCAGCTGTGCTTCTGTGTGAGCTTGGAACTGGGGTCTTTTAAATTTATGTGGGCATTCACAGTTGAAGCCTGAGATGAAGCATTAAATAAGAGGCCTGAGCATCTGGCACTTGATAGAGGTCCAGGGATCAGAGCTTCTCTGTTCTCCACATTTCAGTGTGAATGTCTCATGATAATGTCCTGAATATTCTGTTTTGGAGCTGAACTGTAATGCAGAAGTGGTTTGAGATGCCATTTGTTGCTTTCATG includes:
- the ANXA5 gene encoding annexin A5 encodes the protein MAKYTRGTVTAFAPFDARADAEALRKAMKGLGTDEETVLTILTTRNNAQRQEIASAFKTLFGRDLVDDLKSELTGKFETLMVSLMRPAYIFDAHALKHAIKGAGTNEKVLTEILASRTPAEVQNIKQVYQQEYEADLEDKITGETSGHFQRLLVVLLQANRDPDAGVDEALVEQDAQVLFRAGELKWGTDEEKFITILGTRSVSHLRRVFDKYMTISGFQIEETIDRETSGDLEKLLLAVVKCIRSVPAYFAETLYYSMKGAGTDDDTLIRVMVSRSEIDLLDIRQEFRKNFAKSLYQTIQKDTSGDYRKALLLLCGGDDD